A segment of the Candidatus Korarchaeota archaeon NZ13-K genome:
ACTGAGCTGGAGAGGGAGCTCCGGCTGCGCATCCAAGATGAGGAGGAGTTTGAGGAGGAGAGGAGGGTCTGGTGGATGTTCTGGGGCGATTCCCATCAGCGGGAGGGAGGCCTGAACTGAGGCTGCACCTGCGGGGGCTTCCCCTCCCCGCCACCCCTTATCGTCTCCATCAGGCAGGCCCCGTAAATCACCTCGACCCCCGCCTCCCTGCAGAGCCTTATCGCCTCCTCATCCTCGGAGCCCGGCTGGAACCATATCCTCCTTACGCCCAGGGATATGGCCTCCCTCACGACCTCCCTCGCCACCTCCGGCGGCACGACGATGTCAACGACATCGGGCACCTCCGGGAGGCTGCTCAGGTTGGGATAGGCCTTATCGCCATCTATCTCATCGGCTCCAGGGTTTATCGGGTAGACCCTCCTGTAATGCCCCTTGAAGA
Coding sequences within it:
- a CDS encoding CoA-binding protein, with protein sequence MGVESFLDRENVVAVVGVSRNPEKWGHRLYKFFKGHYRRVYPINPGADEIDGDKAYPNLSSLPEVPDVVDIVVPPEVAREVVREAISLGVRRIWFQPGSEDEEAIRLCREAGVEVIYGACLMETIRGGGEGKPPQVQPQFRPPSR